A stretch of the Denticeps clupeoides chromosome 6, fDenClu1.1, whole genome shotgun sequence genome encodes the following:
- the rps6kb1a gene encoding ribosomal protein S6 kinase beta-1, translating into MRRGGIGAFSRGPTELGRSEAMAGVFDIDLDQPEESVSDDELDEGAQISEYMDQCNSFEFNMDDCEKFEISEDNVNKGTEQIRPECFELLRVLGKGGYGKVFQVRKVSGVTSGKIFAMKVLKKAMIVRNAKDTAHTKAERNILEEVKHPFIVDLMYAFQTGGKLYLILEYLSGGELFMQLEREGIFMEDTACFYLAEISMALGHLHQKGIIYRDLKPENIMLSNSGHVKLTDFGLCKESIHDDTVTHTFCGTIEYMAPEILMRSGHNRAVDWWSLGALMYDMLTGAPPFTGENRKKTIDKILKCKLNLPPYLTQEARDLLKKLLKRNASLRLGGGPGDASEVQTHPFFRHINWDDLFARKVEPPFKPFLQSADDVSQFDSKFTSQTPVDSPDDSTLSESANQVFLGFTYVAPSVLENVKEKFSYEPKIRSPRKFLGSPRTPVSPVKFAEGDCWPRGPPLPSVAPPLLSPNEQPMEVSSVEQMNVSASAEASAPLPIRQPLGAGMASFKKQAYPMLSKRPDHLRMNL; encoded by the exons ATGAGGCGCGGGGGAATCGGCGCCTTTTCCCGCGGACCGACGGAACTGGGACGGAGCGAAGCCATGGCGGGCGTGTTCGACATCGACCTGGATCAGCCCGAGGAGTCCGTCTCCGACGACGAGCTCGACGAGGGG GCCCAGATCAGCGAGTACATGGACCAGTGCAACAGCTTTGAATT TAATATGGACGATTGTGAGAAGTTTGAGATCTCAGAGGACAACGTCAACAAAGGCACGGAGCAGATTCGGCCCGAGTGCTTCGAGCTGCTGCGCGTGCTGGGAAAAGGCGGCTACGGGAAG GTTTTTCAAGTTAGAAAGGTGTCCGGAGTGACATCAGGGAAAATCTTTGCCATGAAGGTCTTGAAAAAG GCCATGATTGTGCGGAATGCGAAGGACACGGCACACACCAAGGCCGAGAGGAACATCCTGGAGGAAGTCAAACACCCATTTATAGTGGACCTGATGTATGCTTTCCAGACCGGGGGGAAACTGTACCTCATTTTAGAGTACCTCAGCG GTGGAGAGCTTTTCATGCAGCTGGAGCGAGAGGGCATCTTCATGGAGGACACAGCATG CTTTTACTTGGCTGAGATCTCCATGGCGCTCGGTCACCTGCATCAGAAGGGCATTATCTACCGCGACCTGAAGCCGGAGAACATCATGCTGAGCAACAGCG GTCATGTGAAGCTGACCGACTTCGGCCTCTGTAAGGAGTCCATCCACGATGACACCGTTACCCATACGTTCTGTGGAACCATAGAGTACAT GGCTCCAGAGATTCTCATGCGCAGCGGACACAACCGGGCAGTAGACTGGTGGAGTCTGGGGGCTCTGATGTACGACATGCTGACCGGCGCG CCACCTTTTACTGGTGAGAACCGGAAGAAGACCATAGATAAAATCTTGAAGTGCAAACTGAACCTCCCACCTTACCTCACCCAAGAAGCCAGGGACCTTCTGAAAAAG CTGCTTAAGAGAAACGCCTCTCTACGACTGGGCGGAGGGCCAGGCGATGCCTCTGAAGTTCAG ACTCATCCCTTCTTCAGGCATATTAACTGGGATGACCTCTTCGCCCGCAAGGTCGAACCCCCATTTAAGCCTTTTCTG CAATCGGCGGACGATGTCAGCCAGTTTGACTCCAAATTCACCAGCCAGACCCCTGTGGACAGTCCTGATGACTCTACACTCAGCGAAAGTGCCAACCAAGTCTTCCTG GGCTTTACATACGTGGCCCCATCCGTACTTGAGAATGTTAAAGAGAAGTTTTCCTACGAGCCGAAGATCCGCTCACCAAGGAAGTTTCTGGGAAGCCCAAGAACACCAGTGAG TCCTGTAAAATTTGCTGAAGGGGACTGCTGGCCCCGGGGACCACCTCTGCCCTCTGTCGCCCCACCTCTCCTGTCCCCCAACGAGCAGCCCATGGAAGTTTCTAGCGTGGAGCAGATGAACGTGAGCGCCAGCGCGGAAGCTTCTGCGCCGCTGCCGATCAGGCAGCCACTGGGCGCCGGCATGGCCTCCTTCAAGAAGCAAGCGTACCCGATGCTGTCCAAGCGGCCGGATCATTTACGCATGAATCTATGA
- the rnft1 gene encoding E3 ubiquitin-protein ligase RNFT1 isoform X2, translated as MQTNSTELHAQSGNATSLTLQTELLARGEEGSGDVRVPMNTPDAGGGRAGPRRQRAASHRHSHSHGHAHTHSHHEPETDGADSDVDSGEPSGSVTELRYLFRWVHKSLPFLVILCAKLVLQHALGLAIGVGVFTTFLYVNRNIQNQVFLQERQSKLQCIWLLLLLTSSSLLLYYTFLEEQLYYCLIFLSPNIEPLSFWGVLWVVGVTNFILKFVFMGLKCLTLLVPTYIMTYSTKGRWYMLTEEVGQVYQAVAPVSVWFRYLVSYQDSDGLAGLTLGIVLALVYLIMKLLGLYGQWGSLQKTCRMFVSDQYCRVAATRSQCSEAGGVCPICQSEFRQPLVLLCQHIFCEECIALWLNQDKTCPLCRSVIVDKVCKWKDGATSPHLQIY; from the exons ATGCAGACTAACTCAACAGAACTTCACGCTCAGTCCGGCAACGCCACATCCCTAACTCTGCAAACCGAGCTGCTGGCGAGGGGCGAGGAGGGCTCCGGCGATGTCCGCGTCCCCATGAACACGCCCGACGCCGGCGGCGGGAGAGCGGGGCCCCGGAGGCAGAGAGCGGCCTCGCACAGGCACTCGCATTCccacggccacgcccacacCCACTCCCACCACGAGCCCGAGACGGACGGGGCCGACTCCGACGTGGACTCGGGGGAGCCCAGCGGCTCGGTAACCGAGCTGCGTTACCTCTTCCGCTGGGTTCACAAGAGCCTTCCGTTCTTGGTCATCTTGTGTGCTAAGCTTGTTCTTCAGCATGCCTTAG GTCTCGCCATCGGAGTCGGTGTGTTTACTACATTTTTATACGTGAACCGGAATATTCAAAACCAGGTGTTCCTTCAG GAGCGCCAGTCAAAGCTGCAGTGTATCtggctcctgctgctcctgacgTCTTCCTCACTCCTGCTTTACTACACTTTCCTCGAAGAACAACTTTACTACTG ccTAATCTTCTTAAGCCCGAACATTGAGCCACTGAGCTTCTGGGGAGTTTTATGGGTTGTGGGGGTGACCAATTTCATTCTGAAGTTTGTCTTCATGGGATTGAAGTGCCTTACACTGTTGGTCCCCACGTACATTATGACGTACAGTACTAAG GGGAGATGGTACATGTTGACAGAAGAGGTCGGCCAAGTTTACCAGGCCGTGGCGCCAGTGTCCGTCTGGTTCCGTTACCTGGTGTCTTATCAGGACTCTGACGGGTTGGCTGGATTGACGCTGGGCATTGTGCTGGCTTTAGTCTACCTCATAATGAAG CTCTTGGGACTGTATGGACAGTGGGGCTCCCTTCAGAAAACGTGCCGGATGTTTGTCAGCGACCAG TATTGCCGTGTGGCAGCCACGAGGAGTCAGTGCAGTGAAGCCGGGGGTGTGTGCCCCATCTGCCAGTCGGAATTTAGGCAACCCCTGGTTCTCCTCTGTCAG CACATTTTCTGTGAAGAGTGCATCGCCTTGTGGCTTAACCAGGACAAGACATGTCCCCTCTGTCGATCGGTCATCGTGGACAAAGTGTGCAAGTGGAAAGATGGCGCCACGTCTCCCCATCTACAGATCTACTGA
- the rnft1 gene encoding E3 ubiquitin-protein ligase RNFT1 isoform X1, with protein sequence MMKLRTQHDSEHRRLADLRKAATVMQTNSTELHAQSGNATSLTLQTELLARGEEGSGDVRVPMNTPDAGGGRAGPRRQRAASHRHSHSHGHAHTHSHHEPETDGADSDVDSGEPSGSVTELRYLFRWVHKSLPFLVILCAKLVLQHALGLAIGVGVFTTFLYVNRNIQNQVFLQERQSKLQCIWLLLLLTSSSLLLYYTFLEEQLYYCLIFLSPNIEPLSFWGVLWVVGVTNFILKFVFMGLKCLTLLVPTYIMTYSTKGRWYMLTEEVGQVYQAVAPVSVWFRYLVSYQDSDGLAGLTLGIVLALVYLIMKLLGLYGQWGSLQKTCRMFVSDQYCRVAATRSQCSEAGGVCPICQSEFRQPLVLLCQHIFCEECIALWLNQDKTCPLCRSVIVDKVCKWKDGATSPHLQIY encoded by the exons ATGATGAAACTCCGCACTCAACATGACAG TGAGCACAGAAGGTTGGCGGATCTGAGGAAAGCAGCAACTGTAATGCAGACTAACTCAACAGAACTTCACGCTCAGTCCGGCAACGCCACATCCCTAACTCTGCAAACCGAGCTGCTGGCGAGGGGCGAGGAGGGCTCCGGCGATGTCCGCGTCCCCATGAACACGCCCGACGCCGGCGGCGGGAGAGCGGGGCCCCGGAGGCAGAGAGCGGCCTCGCACAGGCACTCGCATTCccacggccacgcccacacCCACTCCCACCACGAGCCCGAGACGGACGGGGCCGACTCCGACGTGGACTCGGGGGAGCCCAGCGGCTCGGTAACCGAGCTGCGTTACCTCTTCCGCTGGGTTCACAAGAGCCTTCCGTTCTTGGTCATCTTGTGTGCTAAGCTTGTTCTTCAGCATGCCTTAG GTCTCGCCATCGGAGTCGGTGTGTTTACTACATTTTTATACGTGAACCGGAATATTCAAAACCAGGTGTTCCTTCAG GAGCGCCAGTCAAAGCTGCAGTGTATCtggctcctgctgctcctgacgTCTTCCTCACTCCTGCTTTACTACACTTTCCTCGAAGAACAACTTTACTACTG ccTAATCTTCTTAAGCCCGAACATTGAGCCACTGAGCTTCTGGGGAGTTTTATGGGTTGTGGGGGTGACCAATTTCATTCTGAAGTTTGTCTTCATGGGATTGAAGTGCCTTACACTGTTGGTCCCCACGTACATTATGACGTACAGTACTAAG GGGAGATGGTACATGTTGACAGAAGAGGTCGGCCAAGTTTACCAGGCCGTGGCGCCAGTGTCCGTCTGGTTCCGTTACCTGGTGTCTTATCAGGACTCTGACGGGTTGGCTGGATTGACGCTGGGCATTGTGCTGGCTTTAGTCTACCTCATAATGAAG CTCTTGGGACTGTATGGACAGTGGGGCTCCCTTCAGAAAACGTGCCGGATGTTTGTCAGCGACCAG TATTGCCGTGTGGCAGCCACGAGGAGTCAGTGCAGTGAAGCCGGGGGTGTGTGCCCCATCTGCCAGTCGGAATTTAGGCAACCCCTGGTTCTCCTCTGTCAG CACATTTTCTGTGAAGAGTGCATCGCCTTGTGGCTTAACCAGGACAAGACATGTCCCCTCTGTCGATCGGTCATCGTGGACAAAGTGTGCAAGTGGAAAGATGGCGCCACGTCTCCCCATCTACAGATCTACTGA